Below is a window of Humulus lupulus chromosome 9, drHumLupu1.1, whole genome shotgun sequence DNA.
agaggcacgagcttctgtcACAAGAACCAACCAGCTggactacaaaataccctttatgggacacttttttaggacacgcacctaaatgcaagtccttaaaaatatttttagagtttttaggacacttattgagagtcctgaaaaaacacaatttatgactcgcaatgagtgtcctaaaataatatgcgagtcctaaaaaaatctgggctaaaaaaataagtgttttatttaataattttaaggacttgctttgggagtccttaatactcttttaggactcgcaatgagtgtcctaaaataatatgtgagtcctaaaaaaaatctgggctaaacaAATAAgtgttttatttaataattttgaggacttgctttgggagtccttaatactcttttaggactcgcaatgagtgtcctaaaagaatatgcgagtcctaaaaaaatataagctaaaaaataagtgtgctacttaataattttaaggacttagctttgggagtccttaaaattattatataaaacacTTAAAAAAAGCTatcaaattttttgaaattatcgGGTTAAACAATAGAGAACTCATCAGCAATACATTTGGGGATTTATTCAAAATCACAACATTTAGGGCTGGTAGAGAGGTGAACGGAAGCTGTAGGTGAACGGCAGTGACGGTGGTGAACGGCGTCGACGGCAGCTGGGTTCTCGGCTTCAGCAGTCTCGCCGGCGGCGTGCTTCTTGGCGTGGGGTGCTGGTTGCTCACGATTCCGTCTCTTGGCGTGCTTCGCTGGTTTCCAGGTATATATTTCtttgcttttatatatatatatatacaccacACATCTTTGCAACGACAAACAAACATCTTTGCTTATATATATATCctgttatgtatatatatatactgtatAGTACACTAGTTCCATAACAGAGTTGTGCACTGAGCGAGGGAAAACAAACATAAGTTTGAGTAATTCCaaacttaagttaatcccaatcTGAAGTAGATCCAGTTttgtgaataaaaagaaaaaaaatttatagTGAAAGGAATAAGAAACGCACAGATCGATGGAGATTTAAGGCATATAAGTTACAATATAAAGTGTATCATTTTGAAcatgtatgtgtgtgtgtgttgggGCTAAAGAAGAAATATTGTTTTAAAGCTTATTAGTGCACTATTTTCAATATTGTGGTTGATTTGGGTGATAAAAAAAGAGGGACACAAGCATGAAAATTGATACTTTACAGGGAATCTGACTTTTGTTTATGTTCTATCATTGGATTCCATAGACAACAGTGAATGGTCATTATTTTTTCTCTGGATTAAAGTGATAATATAAGAGGGTATAACTACGTATTGCTGGCATGAGAGACACTAATGCATGCCAATGAGGATTGGTTTTAATCAATCTTATTGAAATGACACCCCCTGATGTAAATATTGTGCTTAGTGCTTACACTTGATGTGAACTTGTTGTgtagaaatgaaaaaattataGTATTGAGACCAGAAACGTAAACAGGGAAAGTAATAGATCAATTTGTTATTAATTGAAACATATACCATGATCGAGATTGATGTCAATAAGATTATATACATAACTTTCAAAGGACTAACATTGTTTAATTAACATCCCGAAActcaataataatttaaatagtgTTTGTGTAGTTTTAAACTAAGACCCATGAACAGAAAAATACACATGAATCAACTCACAAATTCCGATACCAACGGTCATaaattcttctctttgtacttccaatatatcaaatatatcataaattcttctctttgtacttcCAATAGATCCCAGATTTTCTTCCACCCTCTTCATCAAAAGTTTCTGATAAGCAGAAGCCTCACATCTTATAAGTCTCTCAATCTTCTCAGGCAACTCATTTTCAACCTGTCAAAAAAATTTAGAGTTTTTGTGGTCAAACAAGATAATTGACTTCCAAAACTCCGAAATTTAAGTCCAATAACTTATTGAGTACAAACTTGCAATTGAAAACAATAATATTCTCATAATAGCTGTCTGCTACATATTACAGAAATACCAAAATGCAATGCTACGTAACAAGTCAAACCTAATAGCTAGGTGGAAACACCACCTAAAGTATCAAAAACTTCTTTCCCAAAAGAAGCATGCTTCAAATCTATTGATAAATAAGACCAATTCATTGATAACCACTAACTAGGTAAGGACCGTAAGGTCTTAACTATAGTTTAAACTATATTATACAACTCTATGCTAATTAAAgttacaaaggaatgtgtagatTATAAAGTTGGAAATTGTACTGCTACACAAAAGAAGTTTAATAGTGCCCATAACTCATCAAGATTGTTCTGCATAATAGAGGAAAGATAGATTTTTTCAGCATCACTTAACTCCcataagaaaaaataataataatataattattatgatTCCTTTTTTTAATCAAAACATCAGTGCTCCTAtaattaatagaaaaaaaaatacaagatgtaTGGGAGTACAAGAACCTTACTACCCATATATAATCAAACAAACAGAAAACAAAATATAAAGTCCCTAGAACACAGAACACAGAACTTTAAGTATAAGAATATTTACACAAAGCATTGCCAATCTCTACATAAATCCGAAAAAGGCACATTCTTAAACGGTAGTAATAAAAACCAACATCATCATTATCCTtatcataataaataaataaataaagaacagcAATAAAAATGGTGAACATTGTTATCAACTTATCATCGTCACCACAATAATAATAACTAGAAGAGTAATCATCATCGATTtatcaaataataatattaacaGCAATGACCACAGCAATAAAAGCCAACAtcataatgaaaataataataacgaCAATTAACTTTTAAATGTGTTAGTACATTGTAGgtataaaaaaagaaaataagagaagaatAAAAAAGTGTCTTGCCTGTAGTGGAGTTCCAGTTAACAACAATCTATGAGAGCTCTGATAAAAGTGTCTTGCCTGTGTGTTGTATATGTATAATTGATAAAAGTGATGATGCTGCCTTTATGTCTAAATAAAAAAAGCTCTTAAAGTGTTCATTAGACAAATAATAGCTGTTgatactgttggtttttattgatcaaatcagagattatgtgcagcggaacaacaatcaaattgtcagattaatcccataagattgctagatctacttcttcacactcatatatatattgaatcaaggacaagaatagaaacattacctcaggtccttccttgctgctatcttttcgtatggctgaatccttgagatctcacaccaagatcttccaaaatgttctcagtcacccaaagaacgagtgtgagctcgctatacaaaaataggcaataactatttatcagatattctcaacacatgagatctgataaagtttggacctaggttttgtgaagaacaatgacctttgttttgtcactgatctttttctccgagagaatcctagatatttttctatccctgaaaacttacgttctgtgaaaactgatatccaatatttaataatatcaaatatattaaaatatttgttattttaaacaaattcaaaataactgatcagttatcagatttttgtttaaataataatatttaaatcaaatcaaaatatctcattatttatttaatatttaaataactaaaattgtggaatcaagagaccaagtctatctcttatgcatgtagcacagtgcatgtgcactgtgccacacgtgtaccacatgcatatgcatgcatgtgatttttccaaatttttattattatttaaataccaaaaatcccaaaaataaattaattcaaaattaattatatttttttaaatcaaataattaattaattcttaattaattaattacacataattaaacaataattatgtttgatacatagaaaaatattttacttatcacataagtcctttttgcccatttttgtatttgcctttgacagtgattgtttgagccattctggggaccatggggctataacattaagctccaataaattgaaactaaataattaaactctttaattataatagttaatttattaattctgatattattccactataaattcagaattgcactctttatgttatagatatacttttacagaaatctttttcttaagtcgtccattgatataaccatcttacaatagttcaaccctctaattaattagttcataaattagaatggaagaattaccatttaacctttctaacttatttcttattccttaagtaccattaattcactagtgaataattaatctataatctaattatagatttgagctcaaaatcattcagttccagaattaacccttaagggaactaatatgcgatccgttaggaaagattagattccgtgttgttgatacatgttcccagccatccatgatattaaatctccaaaacaaaagtcattagcctcattttttgaagagaccttaacaagtgaatcaaaagatttaataaacatgaacaggagttcatgaacactcaggatttaggttgatctataaatgatcatctgttatgatatgaattacaagtctttattgttaaatggtttttggataaagactttaattcacatcgatccatgtcatatataatcatattatataaagcacctttaccgagatgtcttaccacatcaataatccgaatctagattatttgtatcattatgatactcagtaaaccgtacttacaactccaatgaAAGAATTcgataactttaatttgtcgttgttgaccatttttattcattcatgtgatcttaattctctcgtactaatacaagatcacatcctcaataatgaatatggaatttttctgatatttacaaaattattcaaacaataatttaacaatctaaatatgacaataataataaaccattgtatttatttattcacagaaaaaaaacaaatgtctttacatgcttttaggacacactcctaacagataCAAGTGTGACTTGTAAAAGAATATACAAGTATGTATGCATATATTTGTTGTGTTGATTTTAACTTTTTTAAAAGAGCATATCAACATCTGACCTTTCTCTTGttttataatgttgattaaaatgaataggttaatattttgattggttttaaagcattggattggtagctaattgcaagaggtatgttgcatttgatttagtttttaaaaaattcaatattttacaattttgaatgataattgtactactttagtggagtttgaatatcttagatattcatccgtagtgaagtaggttctgggaattctgtgtgctgtggtgataacagaagattgagaacttgcatgtcttagtgaagtaggttctgagaattttgtgtgctgcggtgatatatggatgaaaacctgtgtgctgattgatttgtttgacatattGGTGTTGATTGGGACaaatggctaggctagtaaattaggggatatgctggccgattttctatagatttttttgtacttagttttgttttgtatgtttattttattttattttcttaattttaattttttattaaaacaaataggcGCAATATGGACAAAGAATGGATGTCAGCTGATAGGATGTCAGTAGAATATATAAAAGGTGTCGATGAGTTTCTTAAATTTAGTTTGGATCATGCCAAAGATCCAAACTATATTTGTTGTCCTTGTAGtaagtgtggaaatatgaaaaagatgactgcCACAATAATAAAAGAGCACTTATATTTCCACgggatagacaaaagttataaaatatggtattggcaTTATGAAGAGCTTCATGTTACTCCGAACCCTCCTATGATGAATGAAGATCGAAATTATAGGCAATTGGATCCTGAGGATaatttagatgaaatgattgatgatgcataTTATGAATCAGAAGTAGATCCCATTAAGTTTGAAAATCTTCTTAATGACGCTGAAAAGCCGATTTACTCTGGTTGCACTAAATTTTCAAAGTTGTCAGCCCTTCTTAGATTGTACAATATAAAAGCAAAAAATGGATGGAGTGATAAGAGTTTCACGGAATTGTTagtttttttgaaaaatttacgGCCTGAAGAAAACGAGATGCCCGTATCATTTTACGAGGCTAAGAAAACTATGTGCTCAATAGgcttgcaatatgaaaaaatacatgcttgtcctaatgaTTGCGTATTATATCGGAATAGCCTTGTAGATGCGAattcgtgtcctacttgtggtgtgtccagatggcaaaagaaaaggaatttAGAGGAAGTTAAGGAAGGAGTACCAGCAAAAGTTTTGTggtatattcctccaattcctcgTTTGACTCGATTTTATCGAAATGTTGATCATGCTAAGAATTTGACTTGGCATGCAAATGAGAGAATAAAGGACGGTAGACTTAGACATCCTGCTGACTCACCAGCGTGGAAGACAGTGGATTTTGAATGGCCTTCATTTGCCAATGAACCTAGAAATATTCGTCTAGCTCTTTCTACGGATGGAATTAATCCTCATACTTCTCTtagtagtaagtatagttgttggcctattATGCTAGTCATATATAATTTACCGCCATGGCTTTGTATGAAAAGGAAGTTTACCTTACTGACCTTACTGATAtctggacctaaacaacctggtaacgaTATTGACGTCTACTTAGCTCCCCTAattgatgacttgaaaactttatgGAATGAAGGAGTTAGGGCTTATGATGCATACCGAAAAGAAGAATTTACCCTTCGAGTGGTGTTGTTGTGGACAATCAACGACTTCcccgcttatggaaatttatctggttacagtgtaaaaggatacaaagcttgtcctatttGTGAGGAGAAGACTTTCTCTCAATATTTGAAACATTCCCGCAAGGTGTGCTATATGGGACATAGAAAATTCTTGGCCCGGAGACATTATTTTAGAACTTGGAAAAATGCATTCAATGGTGAACAAGAGTTTGGTTTGGCTCCAGTTCCTTTGACTGGGAATCAAGTACTTAATAAAGTATCTGTAATTCAGTTTAAGGTAGGAAAACCTATTGTTTGTCCaattaagaagaagaagggtcGTGGAAAGAGTGTTGGCAAGGATAAGATTGAAGTTAGTTTGACTAGTGCGGATGAGTCTACAAGTCCTTGGAagaaaaaatcaattttatttgAGCTTGAATATTGGGAAAAGTTACTTTTGCGACATAATTTAGATGtcatgcacattgagaaaaatgtgtgtgatagtctaatAGGAACTTTGTTAAATATTCCAAGTAAAAGTAAGGACGGTATTAAAGCTCGGAAAGACTTGGCTGCATTGGGCTTGCGAAAAAACCTACATCCAAAAGCTGACCCTAATAGAACATTTTTACCGGTAGCTTGTTACACACTCACTAAGGATGAGAAAAAAGAACTTTGCAATTGTCTATACAATATTAAAGTTCCAGAAGGGTATTCTTCAAACATAAGAACGTTGGTGGATATGAAGAATTTGAATTTGGTTGgcatgaaatctcatgattgtcatgttcTATTCCAACACATTCTACCTGTGGCTATTCGTGGTGTGCTACCTAGAAAGGTTCGAGAAATAATCACACGGATGTTTGTTTTTCAAGTATTTATGTTGTAAGACGATTGACGTTTCAACGTTAGACAATTTACAAGTGGAGATTGCTATAATCTTGTGTTACTTAGAGAGATTCTTCCCACcttctttttttgacataatggtgcATCTTACAGTCCATTTGGTTAGAGAGATTAAACTATGCGGAcctgtttatttaagatggatgtatccctttgagcgatacatgaagattcttaagagttatgttagaaatagaagtagacccgaaggatgtattgttgaatgctatattgcagaagaaGCCATTGAATTTTGTTCAGAATACTTGCATGGTGTGACAAGTGTGGGCGATCAATCTACATTAAATAAAAGTAATGGTGGTTATGGTGGAAAAGGTGGTGTTATATGCTCAATAACTCAAGATGAAAGACATGAAGCACACTGTCTTGTATTGCAAAACATTGATGAGATTCAACCTTACATTGAGTAAGTTATCTTAGACAGTATGATATCATAAAACATTATTGTGATATTTGTATTGATTCATACTAATTTTGCATACATTTATGAAGGAATCATTTTGTTTGGCTTCGGAAAAAATATCCATCTAAGTCAAAGAACCAAAAATGGATCCAAGATGAACACTATCGTACGTTTAGTACTTGGTTAGGGAACAAAGTATTGATTTgagtaaataattttaaatcttttgttttgattgcatgacatgttattaattattatttcatgTTTTTTAACAAAGGTTGCAATTGAAGTGACCCACACGTCGTGTCATGTGTCGGACTtagttaagtggatttctcgTGGTCCTTCTCTGAATGTGTTTAAGTACCCATCATACATCGTCAACGGTACTCAATTCAATACTTTGGAACGAGATAATGTAAgaaccacacagaatagtggagtttGTATTGTAGCAAAAACTGTGCAAATCTCTAGTTCAAAAGACAAAAATCCTGTAGagtgtgatatgacattttatggagtAATCCAAGAAATTTGGGAATTAGATTATACTACAACTAGAGTGCCGGTCTTCTTATGTGATAGGGTGAAAAGTGACAAGGGAGTAAAGGTTGATGATTTAGGTTTTACTTCAGTTGATTTaaatcgaattgggcacaaaAATGATCGTTTCATAATGGCAACACAAGCCAAACTAgttttttatgtgaatgatccatcAGACAAGCAATGGTCAGTCGTGGTTCCTACTCAACCGATAGATTGGAGAGACAAAGAGAATGATGTACATGACTTACCACTCCTTCAACAACCTATCACAATTCCCGAACCACAGCTTACCGAATACCCTATTGATGATGGTGTAGATGACGATGATATTTGTTTGCGTTTTGATGGTGACGGTGTATGGGTTGATCATATACTGTGATAAATGTTgacttgttttttcttcttctgaaGGTTGGATTTgttcattttatatttaattttcctATCATATTGACGATTGTCTATTAACATTGTTTATAATCGTTTCCTTTTCAGATATTTCCATGGCTGATCCAGGAGGTTTTGATGATGATTGTCCACTTCCTAGACTTAATGATGATTGTCCACTTCctggacttgaaaataatgttgGTCAGGAGGAGAATGATGACACTGCTATAGTGCATGTGAGATCTGTTAGGGGACTATGTACCATGCCCGACATAGCCAAGATGCGAAGTGAAGGTGTTAAGGTATCGAGGCAACAAGCGTAGCTCGCAACATAGTAAGTGTACTTCATTTTATATGATTGGATTACTTATTTTTAATGAGAATAACTATATTTCTATATTTTGTTTGCAGGAGCACTATACTAAGCTCATGAGTGAAGGAAAATTTGAACCTGATGGGTCTAAGGATGTGCTTACTATGGCATTAGGCACTCCTGAGAGCAGAGGGCGAGTGAGGGGTATTGGGCTTGCTGTAACGCCTAGCCAAATCTGGAAAACCCCACTATCCAGtaagaaaaagggaaaagaatTTGACGCTTCCTCAGTTGAGGCTCGATTTGCAATGATGGAAGAAAAATACCGTCAACAAGAAGAAATAATAAAACAACAAGAGGAAATGATCAAAAGACAAGAGGAAATGATGCGACAGTTTATGGAACAGATGAAAGGACAACATAGTGGCTTTGGAGGATCTTCTCATGCGTCAGTGCCAAACTATGGATCACCCATAGATCAGGTGACACCATCTCATCAGGCATCACCGAAATAGCAGCATCAACCTCTAGCACCCCCGCCCCCACAACCAGAAGAGGCACCTGTGTTTATCCCCACTCCTGGATCAAATCAGGTATAGCTTTAtctttttaaaatctaaatttGTGAACTTgtataacatatttatacatatctaaATATGTGCAGGATAAAATGATTGAATGCAAATTTGCATTAGGCTCTATCACCAACATCGTTGGTAGGGGATACATTCTAGTTACTAGTAGCTCAGACATACATGGAGAAAACATAGGAGAAAACTACCGCGGTGCAATTGAGTTTGCTGACCAACCTGATGCTCTACTTGTTAACCCGATCCCTGACAGTGAGATTTATACAGTCAAACAAGCTATTGGGAGTTTGATACGTTGGCCCAAGTCGCTAGTCATCTTCAATGGAGTGACACAGGTAATTCTTTTAAgactattaaatttttatttacttattccattattaattatttgttatgGGTTTATTAGGAGGTTGTTAAAAAAAAGGAAAGCATGCTGGGAAAAAAACTTCTCTACCATTAGCACCACAAACTCAAAAACTAGTTCCAAAACGAGCGCCTAAGGAGTCATTGTCACAAGAGGTGCAACAACCATCTCCAATTTCGCCTAAGTTGAGACGAGTATATGAAATCGTCAATGATTGGCCTAAACATGATTATGCCATTGAAGTGTCCATTGACTTTGATGTGTTTGGCCATGCTTGTGAATACTTTGCTCTATTTCGAGATGAAATACTTGAATTTTGTAGAAATCAGATGATTGGACAATCATGCATTGTCTTCTACATAAGGCATGCTAATAATATTTATTGTAAGGATTTCCTTTCATCAattatttagttttctttttaattaattatatttgttgGTAGGATTTTGTACCAGACACTGTTATTAGACAAGGAAAAGAGAGGATCATTGTTGTTTATGAATCCGAATAAGGTTTCTACTTCCGTGACTCGTGCAGATAGTCGTGCTCAAGCTTTATGTGATAGG
It encodes the following:
- the LOC133799500 gene encoding uncharacterized protein LOC133799500, with amino-acid sequence MDKEWMSADRMSVEYIKGVDEFLKFSLDHAKDPNYICCPCSKCGNMKKMTATIIKEHLYFHGIDKSYKIWYWHYEELHVTPNPPMMNEDRNYRQLDPEDNLDEMIDDAYYESEVDPIKFENLLNDAEKPIYSGCTKFSKLSALLRLYNIKAKNGWSDKSFTELLVFLKNLRPEENEMPVSFYEAKKTMCSIGLQYEKIHACPNDCVLYRNSLVDANSCPTCGVSRWQKKRNLEEVKEGVPAKVLWYIPPIPRLTRFYRNVDHAKNLTWHANERIKDGRLRHPADSPAWKTVDFEWPSFANEPRNIRLALSTDGINPHTSLSSKYSCWPIMLVIYNLPPWLCMKRKFTLLTLLISGPKQPGNDIDVYLAPLIDDLKTLWNEGVRAYDAYRKEEFTLRVVLLWTINDFPAYGNLSVPLTGNQVLNKVSVIQFKVGKPIVCPIKKKKGRGKSVGKDKIEVSLTSADESTSPWKKKSILFELEYWEKLLLRHNLDVMHIEKNVCDSLIGTLLNIPSKSKDGIKARKDLAALGLRKNLHPKADPNRTFLPVACYTLTKDEKKELCNCLYNIKVPEGYSSNIRTLVDMKNLNLVGMKSHDCHVLFQHILPVAIREEAIEFCSEYLHGVTSVGDQSTLNKSNGGYGGKGGVICSITQDERHEAHCLVLQNIDEIQPYIE